A single genomic interval of Penicillium psychrofluorescens genome assembly, chromosome: 2 harbors:
- a CDS encoding uncharacterized protein (ID:PFLUO_003618-T1.cds;~source:funannotate) produces the protein MRSPSRTPSNVSNYSQSPSRSSSGQYHNGSETFQGPVSKLRLPSRSRVSTPSSLWTSNAHDISEASESPSKLRFPPAKQIGTDTAPSEISLPSKKTGTIPERSSVYGGNKDVAATASPARFIPSKITKKPSQPDMGPPGRPLNVRKTRKPQEDSPSTMRSPSTTSRYYSTASNMPDELDPEQQAEAEARKATKSSNALRESIAKAKAAKKAAAVAAKKTNTPKTVASDPCANTDAEDPFNQLTDGSNPGVLRKRVQTARATGLLNIAALSLKEIPNEVLDMYKFDPDTSSNWFENVDLSKFIAADNEFAEISDDTFPDIDMEDFDPESNERGPQFGSIETLDLHGNVLQTLPMGLRRLQQLRTLNLSNNSLSIDNIHVVAEIPSLVDLKLANNQLQGRFPSDIGRLRSLETLDLHGNTLTELPDELAELTSLKSLDVGENQLTSLPFEWLSKLPLRTINASKNRLAGTLIPASVDRLETLQSLNIVNNLVEIFSANEMLSCPSLHSLFMGINRIKRLPCVSSWQSLLILSAEDNKIAELPAGFTELKSIKTVDLTGNDISRLDEKIGSMESLTSFRVGNNPLGERRLLTMDTEQLKQNMRNRYEPDPQDTDDEGSVATQFTLAPETPTLDSGWRIRPGGVLDRSYSEMTDLATDKLVLIALQDVRSLYLQHNDLHCFPIPALGMLAQGLVELDISHNPLNSRDLISTTIELPKLQTLNLSVSRLSSLECLISHLIAPSLSVLDISNNRLTGPLPHLRSVFPALKTILACDNHLSRLDFEVVQGLQVLDVGNNDIDYLPPKIGLLSAERSPRNWGDHGSALRRFEVAGNRFRVPRWQVVAKGTDAVLDFLKDRIPAGDLPEWEKENDAAADGF, from the coding sequence ATGCGCTCCCCATCGCGGACGCCGTCAAATGTGTCCAACTATTCGCAATCGCCGTCCCGCTCATCCTCGGGTCAGTACCACAACGGGAGCGAGACTTTCCAGGGACCCGTGTCGAAACTGCGCTTGCCATCCAGGTCTCGTGTGTCAACGCCCTCATCTCTTTGGACGAGCAATGCCCATGATATCTCGGAAGCAAGTGAAAGCCCTTCGAAATTGAGATTCCCACCAGCAAAGCAGATCGGAACAGATACTGCACCTTCCGAGATCAGCTTGCCGTCGAAGAAAACTGGGACCATTCCTGAGCGATCGAGTGTATACGGAGGCAATAAGGATGTAGCTGCTACCGCTTCGCCTGCTCGTTTCATACCGAGCAAGATCACCAAAAAGCCTTCTCAACCCGACATGGGTCCACCTGGCCGACCGCTCAACGTACGCAAGACCCGGAAGCCCCAGGAAGACTCGCCATCTACCATGAGGTCGCCTTCTACCACTTCCAGATATTATTCTACGGCTTCCAACATGCCGGATGAGTTGGACCCAGAGCAACAGGCGGAAGCCGAAGCAAGAAAAGCTACCAAATCGTCAAACGCACTACGAGAGAGCATCGCAAAAGCCAAAgccgcgaagaaggcggcggcggtggcggcaaAGAAGACGAACACTCCCAAGACTGTGGCTTCCGATCCGTGTGCAAACACTGATGCCGAGGATCCCTTCAACCAATTAACCGACGGGTCGAATCCTGGTGTTCTTCGAAAACGTGTGCAGACAGCTCGCGCAACCGGCCTGTTGAATATCGCAGCGCTTTCTTTGAAAGAGATCCCCAACGAAGTGTTGGATATGTACAAATTCGATCCGGATACCTCGTCCAACTGGTTTGAAAATGTCGACCTTTCCAAGTTCATCGCTGCAGACAACGAATTCGCCGAAATCTCGGATGACACGTTTCCTGATATTGATATGGAGGACTTTGACCCCGAAAGTAATGAGCGAGGACCCCAGTTTGGAAGCATTGAAACGTTGGATCTCCATGGGAACGTTTTGCAGACTCTACCAATGGGGCTCAGGAGATTGCAGCAACTACGCACTCTTAATCTCTCAAACAATTCTCTGTCCATCGACAATATCCACGTTGTCGCGGAGATTCCGTCTCTGGTGGACCTGAAGCTGGCAAATAATCAACTACAAGGGCGGTTCCCTTCGGATATTGGCCGACTTCGCAGTCTGGAAACATTGGACTTGCATGGCAATACCCTGACAGAACTTCCAGATGAACTGGCTGAACTCACATCCTTGAAATCATTGGATGTTGGCGAGAATCAACTGACCTCCCTGCCCTTTGAATGGTTGAGCAAGCTCCCTTTGAGAACGATCAATGCCTCAAAGAACAGACTGGCGGGCACTCTGATCCCAGCTTCAGTGGACCGTCTCGAGACCCTACAGTCACTCAATATTGTGAACAATTTGGTAGAAATATTTTCTGCGAATGAGATGTTGTCTTGCCCCAGTTTACATAGCCTGTTTATGGGGATCAACCGAATCAAACGCCTGCCGTGCGTGTCATCTTGGCAATCGCTGCTGATTCTGTCGGCAGAAGACAACAAGATTGCTGAGCTCCCGGCGGGCTTCACAGAGCTCAAAAGCATCAAGACTGTCGATCTGACTGGAAATGACATTTCACGCCTGGACGAGAAAATTGGCTCCATGGAGAGCCTTACATCATTCCGTGTCGGCAATAACCCACTCGGCGAGCGTAGGCTTCTGACCATGGACACCGAACAGCTCAAACAAAACATGCGCAATCGCTATGAGCCCGACCCTCAAGACACAGATGACGAGGGTTCAGTAGCGACCCAGTTCACACTTGCGCCGGAGACCCCGACGCTTGATAGCGGCTGGCGGATCCGGCCTGGCGGCGTCCTTGATAGATCATATTCCGAGATGACAGACCTGGCAACCGACAAGCTGGTATTGATCGCCTTGCAAGATGTTCGCAGCCTTTACTTGCAGCACAACGATCTACACTGCTTCCCCATCCCTGCACTTGGAATGCTCGCGCAGGGGTTAGTTGAGCTTGACATCTCCCACAATCCTCTGAATAGCCGTGACCTAATTTCTACGACCATCGAACTGCCAAAGCTGCAAACCCTCAATTTGAGTGTCTCCAGATTATCTTCCCTGGAGTGTCTGATTTCTCATCTGATTGCGCCATCATTGTCAGTTCTGGATATCTCTAACAACCGGCTGACCGGGCCCTTACCACACCTTCGTTCGGTCTTTCCGGCTCTCAAGACCATTCTCGCCTGTGATAACCATCTCTCTCGCTTAGATTTCGAAGTGGTGCAGGGTCTGCAGGTTCTCGACGTCGGTAACAATGATATTGACTACTTGCCGCCTAAGATTGGCTTGTTGAGCGCTGAACGCTCCCCTCGAAACTGGGGCGACCATGGATCGGCCTTGAGAAGGTTTGAGGTTGCTGGCAATCGATTCCGCGTGCCTCGTTGGCAGGTGGTTGCCAAAGGCACTGATGCCGTTTTGGATTTTCTGAAAGACCGTATCCCTGCTGGTGATCTTCCTGAatgggagaaggagaatgatGCTGCAGCCGATGGATTCTGA
- a CDS encoding uncharacterized protein (ID:PFLUO_003617-T1.cds;~source:funannotate), with protein MAQHPNSQSSLGAPAEIVAPATPIRRTTLSPSPDLSAKAKDQSLQSDKSKFISPPPLSSSDMTPPPSTQIPGAPLRQSRSHSRSLSPSLVTPADMDKTLCDAYGASENLPSVEEIENANETQLRTIAKDLLTVAQEARMSALHFKLQNSLVSFASSEAVKRAEVEHRLAKREVEILQSAQYRSRSRPTESITPKQSQSAPNADYLTAIQRSQELEGVNAVLDRRLRHAKRAIDDANAKSMELTEQNDMLKRRIEDNRKHFSQIFNYGSLSPSMQNELQTICRGENPDPFAALLFAGKIMNGERKYVSSPSDRVPEHNQSSLPVTPNHPRSAPQGRHYLTPMGPSRETHYDSDSTVSLSESEEALETPHPQMRSNAAKTSSLLQTRLFGQVKKPGVDRYQSGPGKRKASSDEKGVASKKSRTTNGVGLGIET; from the coding sequence ATGGCCCAGCATCCCAACTCGCAAAGCTCCCTGGGTGCGCCCGCGGAGATTGTCGCTCCTGCGACGCCCATCCGGCGTACCACCCtgtcgccttctccagaccTGAGtgccaaggccaaagatCAATCCTTGCAGTCCGACAAGAGCAAGTTTATatcaccgccgccgctgtcttcctccgacatgacccctcctccttccactcaGATCCCGGGAGCACCTCTCCGCCAATCCCGATCTCACTCGCGCTCCCTGAGCCCATCGCTGGTAACCCCAGCCGATATGGATAAGACTCTGTGCGATGCCTACGGTGCCTCGGAGAACCTCCCCAGCGTGGAAGAGATCGAAAACGCCAACGAGACCCAATTGCGCACCATCGCCAAGGATCTTCTCACCGTCGCCCAGGAGGCTCGTATGTCCGCGCTGCACTTCAAGCTGCAAAACAGCCTCGTCTCTTTTGCTAGCAGCGAAGCAGTCAAGCGCGCCGAGGTGGAGCACCGACTCGCTAAACGGGAAGTGGAAATCCTGCAGAGCGCCCAGTACCGCAGCCGCTCCCGCCCCACCGAATCCATCACGCCTAAACAATCGCAGTCTGCTCCCAACGCAGATTACCTGACAGCGATCCAACGATCGCAAGAACTTGAGGGTGTCAATGCCGTTCTGGACCGCAGGCTGCGGCATGCAAAGAGAGCGATTGACGATGCAAACGCAAAGTCTATGGAACTCACCGAGCAGAACGATATGTTGAAACGGCGCATTGAAGACAACCGCAAGCACTTTTCCCAAATCTTCAACTACGGCTCTCTCTCACCCAGCATGCAGAACGAGCTTCAGACTATCTGCCGGGGCGAGAACCCTGATCCCTTTGCTGctcttctttttgctggcAAGATCATGAACGGCGAGCGCAAGTATGTCAGCTCGCCTTCGGATCGTGTTCCTGAGCACAACCAATCTTCTCTTCCCGTGACTCCCAACCACCCTCGCTCCGCTCCCCAGGGGCGCCACTACCTTACACCAATGGGCCCCTCTCGTGAGACGCATTATGACAGCGACAGCACTGTCTCCCTTTCCGAGTCCGAAGAAGCCTTAGAGACCCCACACCCGCAAATGCGTTCTAATGCCGCGAAGACAAGCAGCCTGCTTCAAACGAGGTTGTTTGGTCAAGTGAAGAAGCCCGGTGTGGACCGTTACCAGTCCGGACCTggcaagcgcaaggccaGCTCTGATGAGAAAGGAGTGGCCTCGAAGAAATCCAGGACGACCAATGGGGTGGGTCTGGGTATTGAAACCTGA